The sequence below is a genomic window from Campylobacter concisus.
CAAACCTTGAATACAACCTAAAAACAGGCAGCCGCGGCAACAGATACGACTACGTTGGCTCGCTAATAGCAAGAGCTTTTGGCTTTGAGGACGCCATCGTTGTAAATAACAACGCAAGCGCTGTATTTTTGGTGCTAAACACCTTTGCAAAGGGCAGAGAAGTGGTCGTTAGTAGAGGCGAGCTAGTCGAGATCGGCGGTAGTTTTAGAGTGCCTGAGGTGATGGCAAATGCAGGTTGTATCTTAAAAGAGGTCGGCACTACAAACAAAACTAGGCTAAGAGACTACGAAGAGGCGATAAGTAATGAGACAGCGATGCTTGTAAAGGTTCATAGATCAAATTTTGACATCGTTGGCTTTAGCGAAGAGACCACGGCAAATGAGCTAAGCGGGCTAGCAAGCAGGCAAAATTTGATAGATTATTTTGATCTTGGCAGTGGATTTTACGGAAATTTGCCCTTTAACTTAGACAAAAACGAGCCAGATCTAAAAAATTTAAAAGATGTTTCGCTAGTTAGCTTTAGCGGCGATAAGCTGCTTGGCGCGGTTCAGTGTGGCATAATTGTCGGCAAAAAAGAGCTCATCTCAAAACTTAGGAAAAATCAGCTTTTAAGGATGCTTCGCGTCGATAAGGTGATCATCTCGCTTTTGGCTGAGAGCATGAAAGCCTATCTAAACAAAGAATTTGAGCTAATCACAACGCAAAAATTGCTTCACAAAAGCGTAAAAGAGCTTGAAGGCTTAGCAAATTTTATAAATAAAAATTTAAAAAATCCGCTTGAGATAGTGCGCACACAAACCTTTGTAGGAGGTGGTGCGATGCCAAATAAAAAGATCCCAAGCGTGGCACTTGCGCTTAGTGGCGACGCAAATTTAAACGAGCTAAAATTTAGGCAAAAAAGGGTGATCGGACGCATAGAAAACGATAAATTTATGCTTGATCTTAGATCACTTCTTGATGATGACGTAGAGACGCTAATAAAAATAATAAATGAAACGGAAGAAAAATGAGTTTAATAATAGGAACAGCAGGGCATATCGACCACGGAAAAACCGCGCTTATAAAGGAGCTAAACGGCTTTGAGGGGGACAATCTTGAAGAGGAGAAAAAGCGTGGCATAACGATCGATCTAAGCTTTTCAAATTTAAGCAAAAATGATGAAAATATCGCGTTTATCGACGTGCCAGGGCATGAAAATCTCATAAAAACGATGATAAGTGGCGCGTATGGCTTTGACGCGTGCTTATTTGTGGTGGCGGCAAATGATGGGCTTATGCCTCAAAGCTTGGAACACCTTGAAATTTTAAATCTCCTTGGTGTGAAATCTATAATCGTAGCGCTTACAAAATGCGATCTCGTAGATGAAGCAACTATAAATTTAAGAAAAAAAGAGATAAGAGATGAAATTTCTAAATTTAAAAACCTGCAAATTTTAGAAATTTTTGCCGTTAGCATAAAGGATAAGGCGAGCATCGATGAGCTTAGAAACTACCTCTTTACGCTAAGAGCCAAAAAGCGCGATGAGGAGGGCGTTTTTAGATACTACATCGATAGGGTTTTTAGCCTAAAAGGTATCGGAAATGTCGTAACTGGCACCGTGATAGAGGGAAGCGTTAGTAAAAACGAGAAGCTTTTTAACTACGACGCTGGCAAAGAGGTGCTAGTAAGAAGCGTGCAAAGCCACGATAAATTCGTTGATAGCGCTGGAGTTAGCAGCCGCGTGGCGCTTAATCTAACAGGTATCGAGCTTAGCGAGCTAAAAAAGGGTCAGCTACTTAGCAAAAAGGGCTTTTTTAGGGGATTTAGAGAGGTTGATGCGGTCGTAACTGCTAAGAATTTGATACATTCACAAAGCGTGACATTTTGCGTGGGCGCTAAAAATGTGCCTGCAAAGGTGCTAATCCTTAGTCAAAAAGATGATAGCTACTTCGTGAGCTTTAAATTTCAAAGCGATATGTTTTTGAAATTTGACGAGTCGTTTGTGATTATCTCAGATGCGCGCGTGATAGGAGGCGGCAAGGTGCTAAATCCTGTGCTTGAGCCACTGAAAAAAGCTGGTAAAATTCTCTTTTTGGCTGCACTTTTAAAGCATGATTTTGTTGGAGCCTTTTCTATCTTAAAAGAGGCTCACAAAAATGGCTTTGGCATCATCTCTTCTTATCAAAGGTTTGGACTAAGTCACGAAGAGGCCGTAAATGTGGCCAAAAAAGTCTCAAACGTCTTTGTCGATGAAAAGGCTTTAAATATCTACGATCTAAGCGCGGTTGAGCGGATAAAATCTGTGGTTAAATTTATGATAGAGAAAAATGAATTTGCTGTCTTTTCAGCTCAAAGTATAAGCTTAAAGCTTGCTTGGGCTAGTCAAAATTTGGCTCAAAAAGCACTTGATGAGCTTGAAAGTATAAACTTAATCTCTAAAAATGATGGCGTCTATACAAAAAAGGGCGTTGATATAAGCAAACTAAAAGTAAGGCTTGAAGAGAAAATTTATGAAATTTTAGAAAGCGGAAAACTAGCTCCAACGGCACCTTATAATATATATGATGAGCTAGAAATAGATAGGCTAAGTGGTGATAATGCCCTTAAAAAACTAACTGCAATGGGCAGAGTTGTAAGGCTGGAGCATAATCTTTTTATCACTAGAAATTCGCTAAAAATGGCACTTGATAAACTAAGAGAGATCATCAAAAATCAAGGCTTTGTAAATGTCACAAACGCCAAGGATGCACTAAATTTAAGCAGAAAATATGTAATCGCTTATCTTGAGCAACTTGACCTTGAGAGTGACATAATGAAGCAAGGAAATGATAGAGTCTTTCGTGGTTAGTATTCATTTACAAAAAGCAAATATAATCCGCCAAATTTTTAAAAAGGAAAAAAATGAAAAAAGTGGTTTTGGCCTCAATATTAGCGGCAACTAGCCTAATGGCAGCAAGCGATAAGCAAATAGAAGATTTTTACTCAGAAGTTTTTAAAAATCAAAATATCGATGGTGTTAATGTAAAAGTTGTAGAACGCACTAAAATTTTAGATGATATAGAAAAAGTAAG
It includes:
- the selA gene encoding L-seryl-tRNA(Sec) selenium transferase, producing the protein MSDLRDIPQVDKIIKNEAFSGFDINLVTLLARQILNEVRAKILNENANFALQEIIDLILNEYHKFNESSLQRVLNLTGVTIHTNLARSVIDKEILKRATPVITGYSNLEYNLKTGSRGNRYDYVGSLIARAFGFEDAIVVNNNASAVFLVLNTFAKGREVVVSRGELVEIGGSFRVPEVMANAGCILKEVGTTNKTRLRDYEEAISNETAMLVKVHRSNFDIVGFSEETTANELSGLASRQNLIDYFDLGSGFYGNLPFNLDKNEPDLKNLKDVSLVSFSGDKLLGAVQCGIIVGKKELISKLRKNQLLRMLRVDKVIISLLAESMKAYLNKEFELITTQKLLHKSVKELEGLANFINKNLKNPLEIVRTQTFVGGGAMPNKKIPSVALALSGDANLNELKFRQKRVIGRIENDKFMLDLRSLLDDDVETLIKIINETEEK
- the selB gene encoding selenocysteine-specific translation elongation factor, with the translated sequence MSLIIGTAGHIDHGKTALIKELNGFEGDNLEEEKKRGITIDLSFSNLSKNDENIAFIDVPGHENLIKTMISGAYGFDACLFVVAANDGLMPQSLEHLEILNLLGVKSIIVALTKCDLVDEATINLRKKEIRDEISKFKNLQILEIFAVSIKDKASIDELRNYLFTLRAKKRDEEGVFRYYIDRVFSLKGIGNVVTGTVIEGSVSKNEKLFNYDAGKEVLVRSVQSHDKFVDSAGVSSRVALNLTGIELSELKKGQLLSKKGFFRGFREVDAVVTAKNLIHSQSVTFCVGAKNVPAKVLILSQKDDSYFVSFKFQSDMFLKFDESFVIISDARVIGGGKVLNPVLEPLKKAGKILFLAALLKHDFVGAFSILKEAHKNGFGIISSYQRFGLSHEEAVNVAKKVSNVFVDEKALNIYDLSAVERIKSVVKFMIEKNEFAVFSAQSISLKLAWASQNLAQKALDELESINLISKNDGVYTKKGVDISKLKVRLEEKIYEILESGKLAPTAPYNIYDELEIDRLSGDNALKKLTAMGRVVRLEHNLFITRNSLKMALDKLREIIKNQGFVNVTNAKDALNLSRKYVIAYLEQLDLESDIMKQGNDRVFRG